The window CGGTCTGGCGGATCATCGCGCGCCACCCTTCTTCATCGCCCGGTCACGGAACTGGGTGAACAGGTCCACCGGGCTACCGAGGTAGACCCACGGTGTTTCGCTGGCCAGCGGTCCGAGCCCGGTGAAGATCCGGGCGGCCGGAACGTAGTCGTCCATCATCGTGAGCATGAAGGCGAAGGTGTTCTCCACCGCGACCCAGCCGACCGTCCTTCGGTACGCCGGATGCAGGATCGACCGGGCGGCCGCCTCCTGCACCTGCTCGCGTACCTCGGGCTTGCGGAAGTAGCGGGCCCGTTCGTCGCCCTTCAGCTCCAGCAGCGCGTGTTCGATGTGCGCCTCCAGGACGAGGACCGCGTTCGGTGCCCCTTCGGGCGCGGCGAGCATCTCCGTACGGGCGAAGCCGTGCATCTCCTCCAGCGTTCCGCTCCACTTCGGAGCGAGCTGTTGCAGGAGTTGGGACTGCGCGGGCAGGTGGTGCGGGTCGTGTTCGGCGAGCCGGTCGTACCGGCGGCGGGCTTCCGACTTGCCCAGTTCCAGTCCTCGGGCGGTGATCAGGCGCTGGGTCCAGATCGCCGCGTCGCTCGGGTCGTACGCGGCGGCGTCGATGAGTACCTGTTCGGCTTCGCGGAGGATCTCGTGGAAGCGGATGAACTGGAGCCGGCTGACGTTCTGTGCGCGTGCCCCGGTACGTACCTTCCAGGCCTGCTCGATCAGCCGGGAGCCCAGCAGTCCGGCGGCGAGGGTGTCGGACGGATCGGCGCCGAGCCGCTCCCGGGACAGTTGGTCGGCCGCCTCGGACTCTCCGGCGAAACGGATCAGCCGGGTACGTCCGGCCGTTTCCTGGTCGGCGAGGATCGCGGTCACACCGTCCCAGTCCCGGCTTTGCAGGGCGGTACGGAGGCGGGGCAGTTCGGGGTAGGCGGCGGCCGGATCCGCGGTGACGGCCAGGGGTGGGGCGGCGGGCATGGCGAAGATCATAAGCAGTACCGCCCCGATCCGGTGGCCCCGGGCATGACGCCCGGAGCGCGTCCCGGATCCGCGGTTCAGAGGGTCACGGGCAGGGCCGCGAGGCGCCAGGTGCCCGGATCGGGCAGCCGGCCGGACCCGGTAGGTGTGTCGGCGAGCGCGAGGTCCGGAAAGCGGTCCAGCAGCCGGGTGAGCGCGACCTCGGTCTGGGTCCGGGCCAGCGCCGCCCCGAGACAGAAGTGCGGCCCGTGGGCGTAGCCGAGGTGGGCCGACGCCTCGGTGGGACGACCGAGGTCGAGTGTTTCCGGGTCGGTGAAGGCGCGCGGGTCGCGGTTGGCGGCGGCGATCACGGCGGTGACCGGTTCACCCTTGCCGACCAGCACACCGGCGATCTCGACGTCCTCGCGGGCGTACCGGGGAATGGTTATCAACTGCGGCCCGGACCAGCGGGTCAGTTCCTCCACCGCGCGCGGCATCAGATCGGGTTCCCGGCGCAGCACCGCGAGTTGCTCGGAGTGGGTGAGCAGCGTCTGCACCGCGTTGGCGACGAGGTTGGTCGGGGTCTGGCCGGCGAGGACGAGGTGCCAGACCAGGGTGACGAGTTCGGTTTCGCCGAGCCGGTCGCCGTCGGTGTCCCGGACCTGGACGAGTTCGGAGATCAGGTCGTCGGCGGGCTCGGCCCGGCGCAGCGCGACCGCGGCTTGGGCACCGGCCATGATGTGCGGGATCGCGTCGGCGAACGCCTGCCCCCAGCCGGTGGCGACGGCGGCACCCCACTCCCGCCACTGTGGACGTTCGGTCTCCGGGATGCCGACCAGTTCGCAGATGACGTCCATCGGCAGCGGCCGGGCGAAGTGCAGGATCAGGTCCACCGGCCTGCCCCCGGCCCGTGCCGCGTGCTCGGCCAGGTTGTCGAGGAGCCGGTCGACGATCGGCTCGATCCGGGGCCGGAACCCGGCCGCGCGCCGCGCGGTGAACGCGGGCGACACCAGCCGGCGCAGCCGCAGGTGCTCCGGGCCGTCCATCTCCTGCATGGTCCGCATATAGGCCAGGCAGTGCTCGGGTACGTCGGGACGGGTGTAACTGTCGGCGGTCAGCTCGAACCTCGGGTCGGCGAGCATCGCCCTGGCCTCCTCGTGCCGGGTCAACGCCCAGACGGGTCCGAATCCGGGTGCCTGGATCCGCGCCAGCGGTGACCGTTCGCGCACTTCGCCGTACGCGGCGAACGGGTCGTGCAACACCTCGGCGTCGGTCAGGTCGATCTCCGGTACGCCGGGGCCCTCTTGTCCGGTACGGGTCACCACAACTCCCAATCTCAGATGTTCGCTTCATATGTTCACACCATCTGAGTGGTGACGGTATCTTGAGTCGGTACGGATGGCAACGCCGCGATGTGGGGGAACGATGGGCCGGCTCACCAGGGCGGAAATGCAGGAGCGCAACCGCGCGAAGGTGCTCACCGCCGCCCGGGACGAGTTCGTCGAGCGCGGCTTCCGGGACGCGAAGATCGACAACATCGCCGAGCGCGCCGAACTCACCCGGGGCGCGGTCTACTCCAACTTCCCCGGCAAGCGGGCGCTGTACTTCGCCGTCCTGGCCGCCGACGCCGAGCGGGTGTCGGAGCCGGTGTACCGGAGCCAGGGCAGCACACCGCGTACGGCACTGGGCGAGTTCGCCCGCGCCTGGCTCACCCGACTGCCGCTCGCCACCGACTCCTCCGGCGCCGCCCGACTCGGTACGGACCTGCTCCCCGAGATCCTCGCCGACGAACGGACCCGACTGCCGTACACGCAGTTGGTGCACCTCGACGCGATCCTGCTCGGGCTCGCCCTCGAACGGCTGCACCGCGCCGGCACACCTGCCCCCCGCCGGGTACGGGTGGCCGAGACCACGCTCACCACCCTGCACGGTGCGAGCCAGCTCGCCGCCGCCGCGCCCGGCTTCGTGGAGCCGTTCACCGTGGTCAGCGCCTGCGAGCAGTTCGCCGACCTCGCCCCGGACGACACCTGGGACGCCCCGCACCTGACCCAGGTACCGCCGCCCCGCACGGTCGACGAGCCGTGGGCCCCGCCCGTCGCGGTCGACGCCCTGCGCGACGCACCCGCGCGGTTGACCGGCGACGGGGTGGTGGCGGTCCTCGGCCTGCACCGGATCTCCGCCATCGAGGAGGCCGTACGCGCTGCACCGCCCGACGCCGAGGTCACGGCGGTCCTGGTCAGCGGCACCCCCGACGAGTTGATGGCACTGGCCCGACTGACGGTCGCCGAGTTCCGCGCCTGCCTGAGCCAGTCCTTCCCCTCGTCGAGCTGGCCACGGCTGCAGGTCGTACACGACCAGGACGGCACCCTCGCGGCAGCGGCCGGCGTACCCGCGGTCAGCGACGCCACCGAGACCGCCGTCGCCGTCCACGCCGGCCGGATCGTCGCCCGCGCGGAGGGCTGGGGCGCCTGCCACGCCGCCGCGTCGAGCCGCCGGCGGTAGGCACGGCCCGCTACCAGTTGATGCCCCGCCGTCACGGGCGGCGGTGGTCACGCCGACGGTGACACCGGGCGGCAGCCTGCGGTAGACGGATCGGCGTGGTCGATCTGCCGCCGGTGAATCTGCCGGTTCTGCCGCCCACGCTCCAGGTGCCATGGTCAGGGCGCGGCGAGGGCTGCCGCCCGGAGTAGTCGCGGGTGAGCCCCGTACAGCAGTGGTTTTCCTAGGCTTCGGCCACACCGGATCGACCGGTGCCGAACACGGGAGCAAGCATGCTGAGACTGCACCGCAGGGGGCGAGGACGGGTGTCCTCCATGATGGCCGGACTGACACTGTCGCTGCTGATCCCGGTGGGGGTGGTGGCGATCACGGGACAGCCCGCCCACGCCGCTCCGATCACCCGGGTCGGCGACTGGAACGGCGACGGCAGGACGGACGCGGGGACGTTCCGCCCGGCCAACGGCTACTGGTCCGTCGCGTACACCGGTGGAAGCAGGGTCAACCCGCTGCGGTCCGGCTGGGGCATCTACGGCGACGAGGTCGTCAACGGCGACTACGACGGCGACGGCCGGGCGGACGCGATGGTCTTCCGACCCAGGGACGGTAGCTGGTCGGTGGCATTCACCGGTGGCACCACCACCGCCGTACTCAAGGTCGGCTGGGGCATCCGGGGCGACATCCCCGTTCCCGGCGACTACAACGGCGACGGGCGCTCGGACATGATGGTGTTCCGCCGTACCGACGGCAGTTGGTCCGTGGCGTACGCGGGGGGCGGCACGGCGGTACTGCGCAACGGCTGGGGCATGGCGGGTGACATCCCCGTGTCGGGCGACTACAACGGTGACGGGCGGGCCGACATGGCCGTCTGGCGTCCCCGCGACGGAAGCTGGTCGGTGGCCTACAGTTCCGGTGGCAGCGCGGTCATCACGCCCGCCTGGGGGTCACTGGGTGACATCCCGGTCCCCGGCGACTTCAACGGCGACGGCAAGAGCGACGCCATGTTCTTCCGCCCCTCGACCGGAAGCTGGTACGTCTGGTACACCAGCGGCGGATACTCCTTCCCGCTCAAGGCCGGCTGGGGCATCGCCGGTGACCAGCCCGTTCCGGGCGACTTCGACGGTGACGGACGCACCGACATGGCGGTCATGCGCCCCTCGGACGGTAGCTGGTCCGTCGCCTACAACCGGCCCGGCGGCGGCACCGCCGTACTCCAGCAGGGCTGGGGCGTCTCCGGTGACGTGGCCCTACCGGCCGCGACCATCGCGGGAGTGCCCGCCCGCACCTACGGCGCCGACAAGACGGTCCTGTTCGTCCACGGCTATGACCTGCAGGGCTACCACGACTGCCTGGACTACTGGGGTGCGGCGATCAACGCCTACCGGGCCCGGGGCTGGGCCAGCCAGTATCTCCAGACGGTCGGCTACTACGGCGGGGACACCCGGTGCGACCGGGCAACCGGCACCGCGGCCGGGCGGAACACGCACATCGACGACATCGGCCGGGACTTCGCTTGGATGATC of the Micromonospora sp. NBC_01796 genome contains:
- a CDS encoding cytochrome P450 family protein; this encodes MTRTGQEGPGVPEIDLTDAEVLHDPFAAYGEVRERSPLARIQAPGFGPVWALTRHEEARAMLADPRFELTADSYTRPDVPEHCLAYMRTMQEMDGPEHLRLRRLVSPAFTARRAAGFRPRIEPIVDRLLDNLAEHAARAGGRPVDLILHFARPLPMDVICELVGIPETERPQWREWGAAVATGWGQAFADAIPHIMAGAQAAVALRRAEPADDLISELVQVRDTDGDRLGETELVTLVWHLVLAGQTPTNLVANAVQTLLTHSEQLAVLRREPDLMPRAVEELTRWSGPQLITIPRYAREDVEIAGVLVGKGEPVTAVIAAANRDPRAFTDPETLDLGRPTEASAHLGYAHGPHFCLGAALARTQTEVALTRLLDRFPDLALADTPTGSGRLPDPGTWRLAALPVTL
- a CDS encoding TetR/AcrR family transcriptional regulator, translating into MATPRCGGTMGRLTRAEMQERNRAKVLTAARDEFVERGFRDAKIDNIAERAELTRGAVYSNFPGKRALYFAVLAADAERVSEPVYRSQGSTPRTALGEFARAWLTRLPLATDSSGAARLGTDLLPEILADERTRLPYTQLVHLDAILLGLALERLHRAGTPAPRRVRVAETTLTTLHGASQLAAAAPGFVEPFTVVSACEQFADLAPDDTWDAPHLTQVPPPRTVDEPWAPPVAVDALRDAPARLTGDGVVAVLGLHRISAIEEAVRAAPPDAEVTAVLVSGTPDELMALARLTVAEFRACLSQSFPSSSWPRLQVVHDQDGTLAAAAGVPAVSDATETAVAVHAGRIVARAEGWGACHAAASSRRR
- a CDS encoding FG-GAP-like repeat-containing protein; protein product: MMAGLTLSLLIPVGVVAITGQPAHAAPITRVGDWNGDGRTDAGTFRPANGYWSVAYTGGSRVNPLRSGWGIYGDEVVNGDYDGDGRADAMVFRPRDGSWSVAFTGGTTTAVLKVGWGIRGDIPVPGDYNGDGRSDMMVFRRTDGSWSVAYAGGGTAVLRNGWGMAGDIPVSGDYNGDGRADMAVWRPRDGSWSVAYSSGGSAVITPAWGSLGDIPVPGDFNGDGKSDAMFFRPSTGSWYVWYTSGGYSFPLKAGWGIAGDQPVPGDFDGDGRTDMAVMRPSDGSWSVAYNRPGGGTAVLQQGWGVSGDVALPAATIAGVPARTYGADKTVLFVHGYDLQGYHDCLDYWGAAINAYRARGWASQYLQTVGYYGGDTRCDRATGTAAGRNTHIDDIGRDFAWMIYNNFSRYGRPVDVVAHSMGGLITRVAIAGIGRGDFPPYLFVEDVSTLATPHGGAFDGMPCIDNQCGDMDPDSPFYANWIRPYPNPQATGATDWTAIGSRDDVLVLGDSAMDLGSSWHLGHKTLYLAGQGVTHSAITDLSTGGYAAVSCDWTASCNMSNYSGWTMSYSKPAPVQVAASGSLDPSTA